The DNA sequence GCGATACGAACCCATGGAGCCCAAGATGGCTCTCTCTGTGGGCAACAGTGCTGTCTGTTATACCTCTGATGATGGAGTTAAATATGGAAAGGAGTGGGTGGAGCCTATGTTTGGTTCAGACCTGGGATGGTCCAGTAAGTCGCCGTTTCCCGCTTTTGGACAATTTGCTAAAATAGATGTCACTCAGAAATCTTGTCCACACTCGGCCTGAACAATTATGAAAACACAGCATTATAACACCAGCCTAACTTTAATCATACTTGAATACCTTCGTACAATAAATTCTCGTTCTATTCACATGGCCTATCCAATTGATACGTTGTCCATTTGGAGTCGCTATCCAGAGGAATGGTAGCTCAAACAGCTGCTTGCATCTCAAATGTCGGCAGCTTGATAGGTGTTACTCCGCCGCCCCATAACCCAGCACAACCAGCCCAGTCTGCCGAGACTATCAGTTTCAGTTCACATTCCCCCAGGTGGTACTCACAGGAAAGGAATGACACCACAAGCCCGAAAGCATATCCAGCTGTCAGAAGGCTCTGGACATTGACCATATATCCGCACGCAAGCAGGAGAAGGCAAATGTCCAATAAGGATAGGTCGATGAAAAGAACCCAGGAGGATCGCATCGCCGCGACGGTAAATACTACCGTTACAATCAACCATGCCCACAGATAGAGCGACAGAGCCTGGTTGAAACTAGGGCTTATGGCCCCGGTTGCAGAATCGGTGTATGCAGCCAGAATACCCGTCCCGGGCAAATAAATCATTGCATACGACAAGTTGAACGCAGCATAGGAGGAAAAGACGGTGGCACCGAACTGTGAAAGATTAGCTGCGGTTCGGATTCATTGATCCAAGGGTGAGTTACCGTGTTTCCCGTGATAAATTCCATGATTCCAGCAATAAACTGACCAACGCCGCCATAGAATATCAGACACCCAATCATCACATTTGGTGCAGTCACACCCCTGGCTTGCAGTCCGAATACGCATATAAGGAATATGTCTACAGAGTCAGTCGCATATTGTCACGAGAGTCAAAGCGCCATACCTGTCGCGAATGATATCAATCCCAATGGGGAGGGGCTGGCAAAAGTGCGATGATAAACCGGAAGAGCTGGTTGACTTCTATCATCTACGTGTCCACCAGCAGTGTGGATCCGTCCAAGGTTTGTATGCTCAAGGTGATTTGTctgagacgaagaagacatttTTGCCTCTTCAGATTTCGTGGTTGCAAAGTCATTCGAGTCCATTGTGCTAGGCAGAAGATCAAAAGGGTTGATGGATGCTCCACGTTTGTATGATACATGTACGGTTTATATACTCTGTGGAACTAATGTAGAGTTTCCTACAGCTTGAAATCCGGGGAATGAACTAAGCGCTATATTGCTGCAGGATAGTGATTGGTCTGGCCAATGCATGACTGGATCTACAAAATTTAAGTTCTACATGCTAGAGCTGGGGTTTGAGTTCTAGGGGGCGAAGGAGATGCAGCGGACTTGCGCGGACTTGCGCGGACTCCTTTGGAAACTCCAGCATGAGGGTCTTGTCCAAATACAGGACTAGGGAGGATGAACTGCACTAATGAACTCTTCGATTTCTTAGCTAGAGtgaatgaagaaaatatTATCCTTGAGTGGCCCTTACTGGCTTCCACAACCCTATTGAACAGCGCTATCCGATCCCGCCTTTGCCCGCAGCTTTTCGCCGTCGACTAAATGCAGAGTCTACCCGGCCAGAGCGATTGCCTACCGTTTCCGTGGCCATCCCAACCCGACGGATCCTCCAACCAAAGCACGACATTGTGGCGATTGGGGCAGCAGCCATAGCGGCAATCGTAACAATAAACGGCCATCTTTAGGTAGATCCAGGCCTCAGGTAAGAGAACGTCCGCACACAAGACCGATAGGGCGATGAAAAACACCTCAGCCTCGACaattgatattgttgggaCATGCATTGGCCAGTCCGAAGGCCCCTTAGATAGCAGGCTGGCAGTCACTCTGGATGAAACACAACAGATATTCGGTCGGGGGATTCTCCGTATTCAAACTCATGTTCCTCGGCATGCCTATTTCATGACATTCCTTCCAGAGGCTCCGTTCGACCCGTCCAAAATGCGTCCTGATCGGTCTTCACGCCCCGCTGATTGCTCTGGTAGTACATCCTCATGACAAGTGCCATGCAACGGAGATCGTTGGCGAGCTGTGGCCACCCAATGTGAGGATCGAGATGTGTCGTCGACCAGGTGCTTGACATGATTGCTACGAAACTCGCGTTTCCCGGTGATAGTAACAAGACCCAACTAAAGTCAAAAAGGCGCTTGCCGTGGTCTCCAGAAGATGTAAAATTTCTACTAAAACTAAGAAGTGATGACGCACGACCGTGGTCGGAGGTGGTGAGATTATTTCCGGAGTAATATTAGGGAAGAAGCCCTGGTGCAATCTAAATATACTGGAGTACACATCGTCGTCAGAAGGCATGATGAACGAGGGTTGTACCCGCTATCATTTGATATGAGTCCTATATCCAGTGCCTTCCCTACTGGGTAGGGTAGTAGGGAGTGGAGTTAGGAGTTACCTCGCAGACATCTATCAACCACGACATTGTGAAAATTGACAACTACCAAATCATAACCCTCAATGGTTTCCCAAGCGAGGCATCGCCCAAAAGTGGGACGTTCTCCACCCACAAAATCCTCGATTGCTGGAAACTTAAATGCTGGTAAAGGATAAACAAGTACGCTGTTCGACAATGCCACTTTGGTGTTTAACTGACATGATCGGTTGATTCGGCAATTCACGGCATATACTGCTATTCGTGCCTTAATGTCTCTGTACGTAGGAGTCTGGTAGCTCTTACTGTCGGATATATGAAATCACTGCCCAAGATCGACCAGGACAGATATAAGCGGCAAGCACCTTCCTACCTCCGTTAGAATGGAGCATTCTTTTCGcctgtttccttctttgtgaaaGATCGGACataatatttctttctccgaCTATGTCCGGATCCACCCGGGTAAATAATATAGATCGAGGCTCAAGCCTCACCACATTGTCTATGAAATTTTCACTGTAGTCTTCAATTTGTTTCTCCAAGCCTCTCAAACTCGATATGAATGAGAGCATCTATAATACCCCAATCCTCCATTTTCAGACTAAGAATTTGTTAGCCACGAATATGACCTTCCTTACCCCTGCCCCATTCTCTCTTCCACTGCCTGGATTCGTGTCTCGCCTTTACAGCTGGGCGGGATGTCCATCGGAGAAAAGTGGAACTCTATGCTAGGATCGATGGACAAAGAGTCGTCGTTCAAATTACTAGACGCCTATTTTGAAGCCGGCGGTAATTCCATCGACACTGCCAATCTCTACCAAGATGAACAGTCGGAGATCTCGCTAGGAGAATGGATGGCTTCTCGCCAGAATCGCGACCAAATAGTGATCGGCACAAAGTTCACTAGCAATTACAATTCTCACGAGctgggaaaaggaaagacaccCAATTTCGGAGGAAATCATCGCAAAAGCATTCAACTGAGCGTGCGTGACTCTTTGCGGAAATTGCAAACAGAGTACATCGATATCCTTTACAAGCACTGGTGGGATCACACGACTTCTATTCAAGAGGTTATGGATACGTTGCATATGATGGTTGAGCAAGGCAAAGTCTTGTACCTCGGGATCTCAATGGCCCCCGCCTGGGTTGCAAGTGCAGCGGACACTTATGCTCAAGCGCATGCAAAGACCCCGTTCTGTATTTACCAGGGCAGGTGGAATGTGATGGTTCGTGGTCTCGAGCGTGAGATCATACCTGTGGCACGTCATTTCGGAATGGCTATCGCGCCCTGGGAGGTCGTTGGCAGTGGCAAGTTCCAAACTAAGAAAGCCATGATCTCGCGGGAACAGGCTGGTGAAGGTTTGCGGACCATGTTTGGACCTGGAAAGCAGagtggaaaggagaaggaagtgagCGAGGCACTAGTGAAGGTGGCATCAGAACACAGTATCGAGTCTGTGACTGCAATAGCCCTCGTCTACGTCATAGCCAAGGCACCAAATGTTATTCCGTTGGTTGGTGACCGCAAAGTTGAATACCTGCATGATAATATTCAGGCCCTCAGTATCAAGTTGACTGAAGACCAGATTGAGTATCTGAGAGTGTGAGTCCGCTTGACCTTGGCTATCCTTATAGCTCTATTGGCCCAGACCCCAAGTCTACCGGAAAGCCAACTCGCATGTTATCCAATTCTGCTCCGCTAGCTTTTGAGAAGACCACTGAGTAATTGAGACTGCCAATGCGAATGTCAGATATGAAATTTCGAAAACGAACAACCTATCTGTGTATTATACTTTGCATTTGTGGGAACTGGTAGGCTAGAAAAGAGATCGACGATGTGTGTAAGGAGGATTGATTGAAGGTGGGCGAGGAAGTCTACCTAAGCCATCCACCAAACAAGGTCACGTGACCCAACTAGGGCTTCCCATCAACAGTGTTGTCCGAATCTTTGATGAGGAATTGTTTCGATGGTCCTGTTATTGACCTTATTGCCATACATGCAGATTAAGAATAATTGGTCGGGCCTGGGCCTGGGCCTGAGACTGGGCCGATACCCCTCTGTATGCTCGCTGCGGAGTTCTGTCAGTCTTGTCGCGGTAAAGTGAGCTGCTAGCGGCCCTCACTGTGGAAGTGACAGGGAACATGGGGATGTGACAGTGGACCTTCATCACACTCATTGCCCCCAACTTAGTGAACATTAAGAGCTCGCCaggggatgaagacgaaCTAAATTGCCTTGCAAATAAAAAATCACCAATCTTATAAgttatatataaatttaaCGGTTGAGCAGTTCAGTGGTTAAATATCTTGAGGGTAAATAGCGGTGCGTAAAGGATACGATCACTATATTACTATTTACCTCCCGAGCAATAATGTCCATTCAAAGATTCTTGGACAGTGGTATCAATTGTGGAAATGATCATATACTTCAAACATTAAGGAGTGAAAGCAGGGGATAAAGTAGGAAAAGAATCCTATTGTACACAGTGTTATATGCTTAAGCAAGAATATAGCGTTGAACTTGCATGTGGACCATTTAATTCGTCGTGGAATGGATGCCAGTCAAACCCTGCGTAGGAATGACATACTCCTTGGCCCCAGCCTTATGAACCCTCCCATTGATCATGATGATATTAAGAAGATCGTGATTCTGCAGTATAGTGATATCCTTCAGTGGGTTTCCATCGACCACGAGACAGTCCGCATAGTTGCCAACTTTTATTTGGCCCATTTCGTGGGAGCGCATAAACAGCTTAGCCATACCATAAGTCGCTGCAATGATAGACTCATGCGGTGTGAAGCCGAAACGCTCCACAAAGTGGGCAAGGTCACGCGCATAAGTGCCGTGTGGCGTCCAGGCGAATCCATAGTCACTGAAACAGGTGTCAGAAATTCCACTTGATAGGGTGAACGGGTCTGAAGACTGACCCTCCAGGGAGGACCACGATCCCCCTCCGATGCATCTCTCGCATGGCCAGAACCGCAGCATCAAGCTCCCTCTGGTAGCCTACCTGCTCAGCCTTCTCCGTAGTGTAGCCGAAAGCGACAGCGTCGTGGAGCGTAGCAATGAGCCAATTGATGGCGGGTGCTACTACGtgcttggatttcttcttttcgagGGCATCCATGCCTTTCAAAGTCATCAGGATGCGATGAACAATCCAAATACAGAGGGGCCTTACCTTTTCCGTCGATAAAGGAGGCATGATAGATGACGTCAACTCCAAAATCAATTGATTGCTGGACAGAGTCTCGCGCTCGTGCGTGTGAGCAGACCCGCTTATTCATTTTGTGGGCCTCGTCAACACATGCTGCTGTCTCTTGTGGGGTGAAGTAGCAGTCTTCTGCATCTCGGGTCTCCGTGATCTGATAATAGTTCGTTAGCACTAAGCTCCGACGAATTTCTATGCTTGTCCTACCGATTCTCCAGACATTGAAAGCTTCACTTGATCCACTCCGAGCTGGATATGTTCACGGATACTGATGTGTTGTCAGTGTGGTCCAAgttattctttctcttctggcGTACACTTCTCTCATTTCTTCGGGGCCATCAGCATACGCAGTGATTCCCCTGACTAGTTCGCCCCCTCTTCGTGCCATTTCTTGCCCATTCGCCAAGAATCGTGGACCTGGGATATCTCCAGCGTTAATTGCGTCTCGAATCACGACATCCAGGCGTTTCTTAGCGGATGCAGCTCCAAAGCACATGGTGTAACCGGAATCCAAAAAGCATTCGGCGCTCCTGGCGGTGAGAAGAGTATGTTCCTCAACACCGAGTTCTCCCAGCCGATCCAGGTCGCCGCCGTTCCAGGTGAAGTGGGTGTGGGAGTCCCCCAACCCTGGCATTAACGTGCGCCCCTTTCCGTGAAAGACACGGACACTGGAATCTGCGAGGAGTGTATCTTTGTTGGGAACCTCGCCTACATAAGCGAATCTCTCCCCTGCAGAACATTTTCGTCAGCCGGTAAAGGTTGAGGGAGACAGTGGTGGAATAACATACCTACGATGAGGACGTCTCCTCGGTAGGGCTCCCGGCCGGTTGCTTCCAGGATGTCAACGTCTAGGATGAGAATTTTCGATGACGCGCTTGTTCCGGCGATCTCATAGTTGACGGGCTGGAGATTGTGGTCGAAATCAAGCTGATCAATGTATGCGATGTTGCGCGGTGGCCCATCATAATGCTCGACTGGGCAGTCCTTTGACATCCATGACACCTTAAACATGGTGAATGAAGGGTGGAGTAAATAAGATGAATAGAATTGAGCACTGTTCTGTTTGTCAAAGAGAGAACGAGGTTGTACAGGTCGGGGGTGATTAGGACAATGCGAATCTCTCTGATATGTGGTTTTATCATACAATACTGGTTGAGTAAACCTTCCCCGCACTGATCTGCTCATCCGCCATGGGGGTTGAGTGGGCACCCAATCGGGGTgactttctccatcttctcggACTTAGGGCACCACTTCCCCctttctccccttctccGCGCTTCTCCGCAATCTAGCGACCCAACAAGATGTCATTTGGCCCGGCCTATCTTCCACAGCTTCCCTACTGCAACTATCGAGATTATCGCAATGGGCTGGCTAAGTCTCAGACGCCCACGAAACGGGCCTACTGCGCATGTCACAAGCGTCAAGCCCTCCTCGGAGCATGTTGAACACATCAAACACGCCGAAGACTTCGAGCACGCGAAGCACGTCGAAGAATTATACCTCGAATATCCACTTCAAGACTCTATCCCCGACAACGATTTACCCTTTATCCCGGCCGCGGTGGTCAGAGACCACAAGTTAAGCTTCTCGAAAGGCCACGGCCGTGCTTGGATTGTCGTGGACAAAATTGTCTATGACTGTACCAAGTTCATCCGCGAGCATCCAGGGGGAGAAACCGTCATCCGGAGCTTTGTCGGGGAAGATTGCTCCTGGCAATTTTGGCGTTTTCATGACAAAGGGATCATGGAAGAGTGGGGACGACCACTTCGTGTTGGCCGAACAGAAGGGATCGGGAATCGATTCAAGGAGATTCCGAAGTACTTTGGACGCTCGGAGATGCGATAATCTACACATGTAAAGCTTGTTCATGTCAACATCTGAAAGTCACACACATGAAAACGTCTTATGTATCTGCTTAATTTAAAGAAATGAAACCATTTCTGATATCAGTTGAAACTCGACCCGCTCCACGTATAATACATAGACTAGTTCCCCACGTTTACCGTCAGATCCAGAattattatttctctttctacgCATCAACCGAATACATGCCAGAGGGAGATAACCCCTTTCGACCGGTCCCGGGATCTCAATACCGTCTGCACCGGCCACCTGGGAAAGTTTGCATGTATCTCCATAAAGGAGATGATCACTGAGCCATGGGACTTTTCCCGTGAGAGATCGGAGTCGGCGTCGTTGCTGCGGATGTTGCGGCGATGCGCGGCGATGCGCGGGAAAACGTGCAGGATGACAAAAGTTTGCTTGCCGATGTTTGCACCCCACTTTGCCCTCAATAGATTGGAATTATAAAGGTGGCAGCAGCATAATGAAATTGTACCATATACAACATCCACCTCTATAACCTCATCAATCATTTCAATATGACGATTAATAACCTCACCAATTATGTCGCATACCTGGAACCTAACGGTGGCCCCAGAATCGGCCATCTCGACTTCAGGACCTCAATGGTTACCCCTCTATCCTTCAAATCCGGCACCCCATTGACAAATCTTTATCAAGTCATCACGGTCGGAGAGCAGGGAATCAAGGCATCCGGTGCACAATCCTTCCTACTTTCTAGCGTGAAGCACCTCCCTCCCATCTCGGGCCGCGATGTACTCGCGGTTGGAAAGAATTACGTCGAACACGCCAAGGAGTTCAACGCCTCGGGCTATGATGCTAGTGATAAGTCCGATCAGCCAACCCACCCGGTTATCTTTACGAAGCGTGCCACTTCCATCATTGGCCCTGAAGAGCCTATTCTCCTGCACCCCAAGTTCACCAGCACCGTCGACTACGAGGGTGAGATCGGTGTCATCATTGGCAAGCCGGGGTTCCAGATCTCCGAAGAGAACGCGTCAGACCATGTGTGGGGTTATACCATTGTGAACGATATGACTGCACGTGAGCGCCAGCGAGACCACAAACAATTCTTCCTCGGTAAATCACCTGATACCTTCTGCCCCATGGGCCCCGTCGCGGTCCCTAAGGAGAGTCTCCCTGAGAACCTGAAGATCCAGACTTTTGTCAATCAGGAGCTGCGCCAGGAGGCCAGTCTAAGCGATCTGATCTTCAGCATTCCTACACTGATTGCTACCATCAGTGCTGGCCAGACCCTGCAAACTGGCGACGTTATAGCCACTGGTACCCCGGCTGGCGTGGGCTTTGGATTCCGGCCGATGAAGTTCCTGCAGACTGGAGATGAGATCAGCGTGTCTGTGACAGGATTGGGAACGTTGACAAACCGTATGGCGACTGTGGACGCTGCCAACACCACCTCGGAGTGCGCTGAGTCTCACATTCCCGTTTCCAATCAAAAGGCGCCCGCCAACTCGGGGTTGACCAACATTAACGGCAAGCACCTCTTCTACCAACGACTGGGTTTGGAGAGTGGGCCCCCCGTATTCTTCATTCATGGACTTGGGGGGTCTTCAAATTACTTCTATCCCCTGATCACGAAACTACAGTCGACACACTCCTTGCACCTTCTAGACCTGGAAGGCCATGGTCTCTCCCCGACATCAGCACTCAGCACCCTCTCCATTACCTCTTTTGCAGATGACTTTTACAATATGTCACAGGTGGTTGGTGTCAACCAAGGCGTGACCGTAATTGCCCACTCAATGGGATCTCTAGTGGCTCTCAAGCTTGCCCTGGAGCACCCTGCCCTTGTATCCAAGCTGATTCTCATGGGGCCTCCCCCGAACCCACTTCCAGAAGCAGGTAGCCAGGGCTCCAATGCCCGGGCGGCTCTCGTTCGGAAAGAAGGGATGTTGTCGGTTGTGGATGCTATAGTGCAAGCTGGAACATCAGCCTACGTACAGCAGAACAAGCCGTTGAGTATTTGTGCAGTGCGGTCCTCGCTTCTCAGTCAAGACCCCGAAGGATATGCCAAGGCGTGTGCGGCGCTTGCTGGATCCGCCACTGACCCGTTGGATATCAAGTCGCTTCGCATTCCTGTGTCGATCGTCACCGGTGAAGAGGACAAGATCGGTACACCAGCGCTCTGCCAGAAATACTCCGAGGCAACTGGAGGTAGTCATGTCGAGGTGCTAAAGGATGTGGGACACTGGCATCTgtttgaggatgttgagggaACTGTGAAGGCAGTTTTGACGCAGATTTAAGAGTTACATTCCGGATTATTTTCGTTCACACATTGTTTGATAGACCGAAGGTTTCATGTATAGTCTAAATCAACAAAGATCATCGTTGCCGCAGTAAGGTTGTCGCCGAGAACGGGTGCTTGCCGGAGCGACTTTTGATTGCTGGACTGGACGACTTCGCTGTCTGAGACGGGGTTAGCatagcaaagacaaaagtTTTCCTCGTGGTAGCAAAGCGAAGCTTAACTGTTTGAATTTTGAAACCGGTATTCAGAGAAGCGAGGGTACAATTAGAATTTCGATGTGTCAACGGCCCATTCAAAGTTGAATGATGCCGGCCAATATGATGCGACGGGCCTTTTAGCGGTGGTAATATGCAGGTCATTCTACTTAGACTTCTGTCACTTGGCATCACATTATTTATTACTTCTTTGTGTTACATAGCACATATAGGATCATTATTGACCTCAGGGCGGCCATCCCAATGCGACTTGCACTAGTTATAGTCACCTATAATGCCCATTGGGTCTCCAGACTGTTTACCGTGGTCATGGGAACAGGACTCTTggttcttctccagccttgCGTCTCAACCCATGATGAATGTCACGCCCCTCCTACCTTTGGCGATTTGCATTCAAGTGATTCGCTCTTACATAGTGTACAGAGGTGTAATTTTAGCATTCCTGTTGGGGTTATTCCTCAATATTTCACGGCAGTGCGCCAGCCACACAGTAGATCTGAGACAAGCCGAATGAATTAAATCGGACGATGTGTTACATGCTTTGGCCTTCAATACTGGTTGGACCATCCGTGCTACTAATAGTCTTCAGTGGTGATCCTCCTGAAGGTTTCCTGCCGCGTACCGCATCAGCTGATTCCGAGGACTCACATAGAGCAAACCCCTGGATTAATCGTCCAACCCCACTAtctctttttatatatttacGGAGCGGCGGGAAGCGTGGCTTCGGCCAGGTCACCTCATCATGATTTCTACCTGCTTTTCCGCCACCTAGCGCAAAACAGAAAGCAATGTGAGGTCGCTAAAAGGGACAGATATGTATCTGCTCTTTTGATATGAACAGTCAAATTCATTAATACAGTATTTGTACCGTGGTATATTGGACGCGCTGAGAGACCACTCTAGGCCAGGTTCGCGCTTAGTTTTGGGGTCAAACCGTATCACTCTAGTTAGTCTTGAGTAGTTAGCTTCAAGGGTCAACTGTTGGCCATGCACTTGAATCAAATTATTATTGGTTAGTATAGCAAGAATAAACGCAGATGGGTGCTCACTGTGGGCACGTCCTTCAGTGACTCAGATGTCCGCCCGAATTGTGAACACCAACCAAACACCAGACACTGTTAAGTCGAAACAAGGCTACGAATTCCTAATGGATCTCGAAGACTTGGCTACTGGTATTAATaggatgtacatacaataatATCCGCGAAGTCTTCTCACTGTAGTATCAATAGTAGTGCCAATCATAATGCATGGATGGATCATCTTCTGGGGCCTACGGGATAGATACACGCGGACACTTTAATTGGTTACAGCCGAAGTATAGATTCCAAAATAACTTTCGATAAATATGTGACACAGCTCCAACTGACTGCACTTGGCGTTGGACACTAGAATCCGAATGATTATTCGTTGCTTGCCGGGTTATTAGAATAACTCTGCATCAAACACCAGTATCCAGGCACATGATCCGTCCAAAGCTTGCCAAACCCTTCGATGTCTCGGCGCCAATCTCGCTGCAGCTCAGCAGCCACCGCTGCCCAATTTAACAGCTGTACGCCCGCTTGCGTCATCCGCTTGTGAGCCGCTTCACGGGTATGTTCTTTGAAGGTCCCGGAAGCATCCGTTACCACGAATACATCGTATCCTTGCTCAATTAGACTCAGTGCTGGGAATGCGACGCAGATCTCAGTGAGGACTCCACTATTAGATAATTAGTATCAACTTCACCTTGAGAAGGACGAATATCTGATCGCGTACATACCTGATGATCACCTGTTTCTTCCCTGTTGCTTTTACCGCGTTGACAAAGTCGTCATTGTCCATGGCATTCACTTGTCCTGGTCTCCGGATCAGGGGAGCATTCGGCAATGCATCCACGAGTTCCTGAGCAATTGGACCATTGGGACCAGTGTCGAACGAGGTAGTCAGGACTGAGGGCGCGTTGAAATAAGCTGCGGTTTTCACCAATCCCAATACATTGGTCCGGAACTCAGTAGGTTCGAAGTCGCGCACCAACTGAATAAGCCCAGACTATTTGTTTTCAAGTCAGATCTTGTCACATCCACGTGCATTGCGCTCTTCATACAACTTACCTGATGGTcgataaacaagaaaacacagTCATCCCGATCGAGGCGTTTGTATGCTGGAGGCATGATGAAGATAACAGCGAACAGACCAAAGCAATTTGCATTTCGTGAGGTGAGTGAGGGGATGAACGGACTATTTATATACGTATATTGTATTCTGCTATGAGGGCAGCGGTCAGATTATCTAAAGATTATTCATAAGAACCCATGTCGTCACGACTCTACTATTACACAATGATTGAAAATCGACGCGGTAGACCCACTAGATTTTCCTGGGGTTTCCCTAACTCAGTTTTATTGGTGGTTCAAGATCTGGTTCTGAACGCATACAGTTTGCCGCCCGCCAAGTGGTCGAGACTTCCACTTTCCCGACCCGCAGCAAAAGTGCTAATTCTATTGAATTTGAGGTGAATGAGTATTGGATGAATATCAACTCTCcgggaagaaaatgataaAGAGCGGTAAGAGATCTCCACAGCTCTGGTGGAAAACCATACTCTTCAGGAACTGGAGCTGGGCCCGGTTTGGTGTCATCACAATCTTACGTCTAATCTGACGTCTGACGTACACAACAAGCGCAGATTCAGTGGCGCTCTTGATCTTGAGAAAGTATGCGCCTACTTGCGTGAGCAAGTGCAGTGCGATGGTCAGGGGCCGGTCTTCGTGAAAAGATATGTCGTCCATGCTATCAAGGCCAGTGTAATCGGGATTACGGGTACATCGGTATGATTAACTTGATTCCCAAGCATGACCAGTATGGTAGGCAGTTTTGGTTTTGTTATATCTCTCTtgtcctttcttctctcattGTCCTGCGCTTCTCACAGCTTGTCCACTCCAGGCGAGCGTATTACGTACATGTTACTACAAATAGTAGGCCACATAATTTAGTTTAGTTGGTTTCGGACAACTTCTTGTGGTACGTTTCTCGCACTAAACAGCCTCGATGAGCGTGCACCTCCCACGCACCAATACCATCCTCTAAGGGACTCCTGTGTTTCCCGTTTCCGTATCTGAGCAAATTCCCCGGCCTATACTTTGGATTGGCCTGCATGCGACGAATGACTGATCCGTGGACCTGAGCCGCCTTGGGGAGATCACGTCTCTCCCCAAGGGGAAGAGGCCATCGAATCGGTTTCCAGGATCCATCGCTTTGCAACGCCATCCTCCGAAACGGAAGGTACTCCACTAGTTTCCACATTAAAACAGTGGGCCAGGGGACGCCATGGCC is a window from the Aspergillus oryzae RIB40 DNA, chromosome 6 genome containing:
- a CDS encoding acetate uptake transporter family protein (predicted protein), which produces MDSNDFATTKSEEAKMSSSSQTNHLEHTNLGRIHTAGGHVDDRSQPALPVYHRTFASPSPLGLISFATDIFLICVFGLQARGVTAPNVMIGCLIFYGGVGQFIAGIMEFITGNTFGATVFSSYAAFNLSYAMIYLPGTGILAAYTDSATGAISPSFNQALSLYLWAWLIVTVVFTVAAMRSSWVLFIDLSLLDICLLLLACGYMVNVQSLLTAGYAFGLVVSFLSFSADWAGCAGLWGGGVTPIKLPTFEMQAAV
- a CDS encoding uncharacterized protein (voltage-gated shaker-like K+ channel, subunit beta/KCNAB) translates to MTHDRGRRCHEYDLPYPCPILSSTAWIRVSPLQLGGMSIGEKWNSMLGSMDKESSFKLLDAYFEAGGNSIDTANLYQDEQSEISLGEWMASRQNRDQIVIGTKFTSNYNSHELGKGKTPNFGGNHRKSIQLSVRDSLRKLQTEYIDILYKHWWDHTTSIQEVMDTLHMMVEQGKVLYLGISMAPAWVASAADTYAQAHAKTPFCIYQGRWNVMVRGLEREIIPVARHFGMAIAPWEVVGSGKFQTKKAMISREQAGEGLRTMFGPGKQSGKEKEVSEALVKVASEHSIESVTAIALVYVIAKAPNVIPLVGDRKVEYLHDNIQALSIKLTEDQIEYLRV
- a CDS encoding bifunctional fumarylacetoacetate hydrolase/alpha/beta hydrolase family protein (2-keto-4-pentenoate hydratase/2-oxohepta-3-ene-1,7-dioic acid hydratase (catechol pathway)): MTINNLTNYVAYLEPNGGPRIGHLDFRTSMVTPLSFKSGTPLTNLYQVITVGEQGIKASGAQSFLLSSVKHLPPISGRDVLAVGKNYVEHAKEFNASGYDASDKSDQPTHPVIFTKRATSIIGPEEPILLHPKFTSTVDYEGEIGVIIGKPGFQISEENASDHVWGYTIVNDMTARERQRDHKQFFLGKSPDTFCPMGPVAVPKESLPENLKIQTFVNQELRQEASLSDLIFSIPTLIATISAGQTLQTGDVIATGTPAGVGFGFRPMKFLQTGDEISVSVTGLGTLTNRMATVDAANTTSECAESHIPVSNQKAPANSGLTNINGKHLFYQRLGLESGPPVFFIHGLGGSSNYFYPLITKLQSTHSLHLLDLEGHGLSPTSALSTLSITSFADDFYNMSQVVGVNQGVTVIAHSMGSLVALKLALEHPALVSKLILMGPPPNPLPEAGSQGSNARAALVRKEGMLSVVDAIVQAGTSAYVQQNKPLSICAVRSSLLSQDPEGYAKACAALAGSATDPLDIKSLRIPVSIVTGEEDKIGTPALCQKYSEATGGSHVEVLKDVGHWHLFEDVEGTVKAVLTQI
- a CDS encoding hydrolase (amidases related to nicotinamidase), which translates into the protein MPPAYKRLDRDDCVFLFIDHQSGLIQLVRDFEPTEFRTNVLGLVKTAAYFNAPSVLTTSFDTGPNGPIAQELVDALPNAPLIRRPGQVNAMDNDDFVNAVKATGKKQVIISGVLTEICVAFPALSLIEQGYDVFVVTDASGTFKEHTREAAHKRMTQAGVQLLNWAAVAAELQRDWRRDIEGFGKLWTDHVPGYWCLMQSYSNNPASNE